The Naumovozyma castellii chromosome 2, complete genome sequence CTGCTCAAACATCTAGCTCTGCTCCAGTTTCCAGTTCTGCTCCAGTTTCTAGTTCTGTCACAAGCTCTGCTCAAACATCCAGCTTAGTCTCTAGTTCTGCTCTAGTTTCCAGTTCTGCTCAAACATCTAGCTTAGTCTCTAGTTCTGCTCAATCATCTAGCTCTGTCCCAGCTTCAAGTACTACTCCAGTTTCAAGCTCTGTTTCTAGCTCTGTCTCAAGCTCTGCTCAAACGTCCAGCTTAATCTCAAGCTTTGTTCAACCGTCTAGTTCAGTTTCTAACTTACTCTCCAGCTCCGTTCAAACCTTCAATGCTCCTTCAACTTCAGGCTCTGCAcaaatatcttcttctttactAGGTTCTACCTCTAGCTTTAATTCTGACTCAGGTTTGGTAACATCATCTTCTCCTTTGTTTGGGACGTCTGCTTCAGTAACAACGTCTTATGACATAAATGAATCGGTTTCTACCTCACCCAGTATTCCATTAAGCACGGCTAGTTCTACCACTGACCTATCTATTATATCAACCCGTGGGATCCGTCAAATGTCTTCGTCAAAGGCTTTATCATCAGACTATAATGCTACTTCTTTCTCCAACCCACCTACAGTCTCTTCTGGTCAATCCGAATCTACCTATTATGTCCCCACCTCATCGAGTATCATACCTGGTAAATCTAGCTCTATCTCTAGTTCAACTTCCTATTCTTCAAGCATAACTgcaaaatcaaattcattatctaAATCTGCTACTCCAAGCTCAAGTAATTCAGCACTTATGTCTTCAGGAATTTCGAAGTCCAACACCCAAATCACATCAGTAGCCGGCGCAACAGTTACGACAGACATCTGGAAGATAGTTACGGTTACTGAATACGCAAAAACAATCCATACCTCAGGGTTTGATTATACATTCTGGACAGGTCTTGTCAATGTTACATCTTTGATGTATGTCAAGACGATAGTTGGAACTGTCAgtatttaatgaataacTAGTATttgtatttaataatgactacttaatttaatgaaaatataataaatttaataaaaaacTATCAGAGTTTTAATCTTACAGCATTACGCCTGAACAAACAagtgaaattattgatcTAGGTaataaaattctttttttttccaagtAAGGAAACAATTATATTATGAAACTGATGTGATTTAACTCTCACCAACCtcttttaaatattcaagaCTGGTGCTTACCTTTAAACATCCTTTGCTGATATTTACAACTGAGATGGACTTTaacttttcttctttatgTTTATTGacaatttttattattataggATAATCtgtgaagaaaaattaaaaatcCTTCTTACATCTTCTAAGTAGATTAACAATCTTTTGATTCTTGTTGACTGGTAATATCTGAGGGTGAGTGAAACCTTCGAAGTGTAAGAGAATATCTTTTACTTCAAGATTCTTTTGAATTCGAAATCTTAAAAACGTTACCAACGAGGTTCGAATGGGAAACAAAGACGAGCATTCCATGTAAGGGGTTTCATCCCCTTTTTCAGCGGAGTCAGCCTAACAAAGAAACGGAATTGAGGGAGCCAGTGACAGCCTTTGGCTTCATTATACTATGTCCGTATtccattatcattattttattttcattggCGGTTGTTGCAGGGGGCTGAGTATATGAAGGAAAAGTTGTGCTGCGTGACCACGATCCATctttatttcaatatatatatgtttaACTTAGAATATTAATCTTACTCATCTCATTGAACAATCGATCGATATTATCAGGATAGAATCAAACAAACAGGTATACACTAGTAATGTTTAAATTAGTCGCAAGATCTACAAGTTCAATCACAGCAAGAAGCGCTTCTACTCAAAGATTAGCATTGGTCCAGTCGGTATGCAGCGTTAGAAATATCAATACAAGCCATAGGAAACCAAATCAAGACGCGGAAGAGGCTAAAGAGCAGAAACTATTCGATAAGAACAAAAAGAGATTGGATAAGATGGAACACGATAAAACGTACCAGGAGGTCAAGCAACCTGATTGTGATGTCTTGAGAAAGAGAGGTGATGATGCCAGGATTGAACAGAACAGGCCAGATGACGGGAACTATTAGATGCATTTTGAcgttttgaattttttttggcTATTAACCTTAGGGACTTGCAGATTCTAGCTCTTATTGCACTTTCCAGACTTATCTAAAATACGTATGCTCAATTATTCGTTATGTACattaaaagaattaaattgtttttGGAGTTCTATTTGTTAATGCTTCCGAAACCCAGCCACCATATGGCTCTATTGAGTCAAAGCTTGACCAGAGTCTGTTCTACAGGGATCCATACCTGAAGACCAACTTGGTTCCCAAGTTTTGCTCTGGATTTGAAGTGGGATAACATCACTCTTATCGTAGAGTCTTTGTGCTTCTCAGCAGGAAAAGGGAGAACACATTAGGATAACTGACAGGAAAACTGTGCCTTGTCTTGTAACCAACGAAAAACGTCTGAAGGAAACAGAAACTTTTG is a genomic window containing:
- the FMP16 gene encoding Fmp16p (ancestral locus Anc_8.189), coding for MFKLVARSTSSITARSASTQRLALVQSVCSVRNINTSHRKPNQDAEEAKEQKLFDKNKKRLDKMEHDKTYQEVKQPDCDVLRKRGDDARIEQNRPDDGNY